The Rhodoferax potami genome includes a region encoding these proteins:
- the tnpC gene encoding IS66 family transposase, with protein sequence MSMPNTSTPTFTVETVMGLSPQSIAQTLQAQAASISALEQQLEWFKRQLFGKKSERFAPLPDAQQMHLGQLLGDLPATDAPEADSDSNTIPAHQRRKPRSNFADEGTPASFFDETKVPVHTIELANPETKDLSPDQYEVVSQKVSHRLAQRPGAYVVLKYVRSVIKRHDTQTLHCAGAPTGIIEGSRADVSLLAGVVVDKFAWHIPLYRQHQRLSQAGFKLSRAWLTQLAQKTISLLEPIYDTQLESIRNSRVKAMDETPIKAGRSGPGKMKAAYFWPVYGELDEVCFAYFESRRHEHVQQALGLPGATDAVLLTDGYEAYARYAAKTGITHAQCWAHCRRGFFEALGAEPQAAGQALQQIGEIYAQEEAIRERDLYGDAKREHRLSHSKPLVQNFFEWVDLQFERQGFLPSNPLTKALAYARERRAQLQVFLGDADVAMDTNHLERALRAIPMGRRNWLFCWTEVGAKRAGIMQSLIVTCRLHDIDPYTYLVDVLQRVGHHPASRVSELTPRQWKQHFAENPLRSPLHGLVT encoded by the coding sequence ATGTCGATGCCCAATACCAGCACTCCCACATTTACCGTCGAAACGGTCATGGGGCTGTCGCCGCAGAGCATCGCGCAGACACTGCAAGCACAGGCCGCCAGCATCAGCGCGCTGGAGCAGCAGCTCGAATGGTTCAAACGCCAACTCTTTGGCAAGAAGAGCGAGCGCTTTGCACCCTTGCCCGATGCGCAGCAAATGCACCTGGGGCAACTCCTGGGCGACCTCCCTGCCACTGATGCGCCCGAAGCCGACTCCGACTCCAACACCATCCCTGCACACCAGCGACGCAAACCCCGCAGCAACTTTGCCGACGAGGGCACGCCCGCATCGTTCTTTGACGAAACCAAGGTGCCCGTGCACACCATCGAGCTGGCCAACCCCGAGACCAAAGACCTCTCGCCCGATCAGTACGAGGTTGTCAGCCAGAAGGTCAGCCACCGCTTGGCACAGCGCCCCGGTGCCTATGTGGTGCTGAAGTATGTGCGCTCTGTCATCAAGCGCCACGACACGCAAACCCTGCACTGTGCGGGCGCGCCAACAGGCATCATTGAGGGCAGCCGCGCTGACGTGAGCTTGCTCGCAGGCGTTGTTGTTGACAAGTTTGCCTGGCACATTCCGCTGTACCGGCAGCACCAGCGCCTGAGCCAAGCGGGCTTCAAACTCAGCCGGGCGTGGCTGACGCAACTGGCGCAAAAGACCATTTCCCTGCTGGAGCCGATTTACGACACGCAGCTCGAGTCGATCCGCAACAGCCGGGTCAAGGCAATGGACGAGACCCCCATCAAGGCCGGGCGCAGTGGGCCCGGCAAGATGAAGGCGGCCTACTTCTGGCCTGTGTACGGCGAACTCGATGAGGTGTGCTTTGCCTATTTCGAGTCGCGCCGCCACGAGCACGTACAGCAGGCATTGGGGCTGCCAGGGGCCACAGATGCCGTGTTGCTCACTGACGGCTATGAGGCCTATGCACGTTACGCTGCCAAGACCGGCATTACGCATGCCCAATGCTGGGCGCACTGCAGGCGTGGCTTCTTTGAAGCTCTAGGGGCCGAGCCACAGGCCGCTGGCCAGGCGCTGCAGCAAATTGGCGAGATTTACGCCCAGGAAGAAGCCATTCGTGAACGTGACCTCTACGGGGATGCCAAACGAGAGCACCGTCTAAGCCACAGCAAACCGCTGGTGCAGAACTTCTTTGAATGGGTGGATTTGCAGTTCGAGCGGCAAGGCTTCCTGCCCAGCAATCCGTTGACCAAGGCATTGGCCTATGCACGCGAGCGCCGCGCGCAACTGCAGGTGTTTCTGGGCGATGCGGATGTGGCCATGGATACGAACCATCTGGAACGCGCCTTGCGCGCGATACCAATGGGCAGGCGCAATTGGTTATTCTGCTGGACGGAGGTGGGCGCCAAGCGCGCGGGCATCATGCAGAGCCTGATCGTGACATGCCGTTTACATGACATTGACCCCTACACCTACCTGGTTGATGTCTTGCAACGCGTAGGCCACCACCCCGCCTCCAGAGTTTCAGAACTGACGCCTCGTCAATGGAAGCAGCACTTCGCCGAGAATCCATTGCGTTCACCATTACACGGTTTGGTAACGTAG
- the tnpB gene encoding IS66 family insertion sequence element accessory protein TnpB (TnpB, as the term is used for proteins encoded by IS66 family insertion elements, is considered an accessory protein, since TnpC, encoded by a neighboring gene, is a DDE family transposase.) — protein MGGLPYALARQGFEVDVLAGHMFVFINRRQTQMKVLYFDRSGWCLWCKRLESGKFSRKGVQGGSGEIDCTALKLMLEGIEVRRRHKRYQHPARR, from the coding sequence TTGGGGGGATTACCGTACGCTCTGGCACGCCAGGGGTTTGAAGTGGATGTGCTGGCCGGACACATGTTTGTTTTCATCAACCGGCGGCAAACACAGATGAAGGTGCTGTACTTTGACCGCAGCGGCTGGTGCCTGTGGTGCAAGCGTTTGGAGAGCGGCAAGTTCTCCCGTAAAGGCGTTCAAGGCGGCAGTGGCGAGATCGACTGCACGGCGCTCAAACTGATGCTCGAAGGCATCGAAGTGCGCCGACGCCACAAACGCTACCAACACCCTGCGCGGAGGTGA
- a CDS encoding IS3 family transposase (programmed frameshift) produces MKKSRFTDSQIMAALKRVEAGLPVPDICRELGISTATFYKWRAKFGGMDTSMMARMKELEDENRRLKKMYLEEKLKAEIANEYLAKKLSRPSRRREMAKEVVQQRGLAIRVACSVFSISESCYRYESKQNAENELIADWLMRLTDNHRNWGFGLCYLYLRNVKSFGWNHKRVYRIYRELELNLRIKPRKRLVREKPEPLAVPEAINQVWSMDFMHDKLEDGRNLRLFNVIDDFNREALGIEVDFSLPSERVIRALKQIISWRGKPQVIRCDNGPENISGTIQNWAEEWGIRFEYIQPGKPQQNAYVERFNRTVRYEWLSQYYWSSIEEVQDFATQWMWSYNHDRPNMALGGFTPMQHLAMAA; encoded by the exons GTGAAGAAGTCGAGATTTACGGATAGCCAGATCATGGCTGCATTGAAGCGTGTTGAAGCCGGTTTGCCGGTTCCTGATATCTGTCGTGAGTTGGGGATCAGCACCGCCACGTTCTACAAGTGGCGTGCCAAGTTTGGTGGCATGGACACATCCATGATGGCCCGCATGAAGGAACTCGAAGACGAGAACCGGCGGCTTAAGAAGATGTATCTGGAAGAGAAACTCAAGGCCGAGATCGCCAACGAGTACCTCGCAAAAAAGT TAAGCCGGCCGTCTCGCCGGCGCGAGATGGCCAAAGAAGTCGTGCAGCAGCGTGGGCTTGCCATACGGGTCGCCTGTTCCGTGTTCTCAATCAGCGAATCCTGCTACCGCTACGAGTCCAAGCAAAACGCTGAGAATGAACTCATCGCTGATTGGTTGATGCGGCTGACGGACAACCACCGCAACTGGGGCTTTGGCCTGTGCTACCTGTATCTGCGCAATGTGAAGAGTTTCGGGTGGAACCATAAACGCGTGTACCGCATCTATCGTGAGCTGGAGTTGAACCTACGTATCAAGCCTAGGAAGCGCTTGGTGCGTGAGAAGCCCGAGCCTTTGGCTGTGCCAGAGGCCATCAATCAGGTCTGGTCGATGGACTTCATGCACGACAAGCTGGAGGACGGCCGTAACCTGCGCTTGTTCAATGTCATCGACGACTTCAACCGTGAGGCGCTGGGCATTGAGGTGGACTTCTCGCTGCCGTCGGAGCGGGTGATCCGAGCATTGAAGCAGATCATTTCCTGGCGTGGCAAGCCGCAAGTGATTCGATGTGACAACGGGCCCGAGAACATCAGTGGCACCATCCAGAACTGGGCCGAGGAATGGGGCATCCGGTTTGAATATATCCAGCCGGGCAAGCCACAGCAGAATGCCTATGTCGAACGGTTTAACAGGACTGTTCGATACGAATGGCTATCCCAGTATTACTGGTCCAGTATTGAAGAAGTTCAGGACTTCGCCACGCAGTGGATGTGGTCCTACAATCACGACCGCCCGAATATGGCCCTGGGCGGTTTCACCCCAATGCAGCACTTGGCCATGGCTGCATAA
- a CDS encoding type I restriction endonuclease subunit R — protein MTGYDALHFGKEVSLKIYDRHEIAAGQSRYQIVQQPRHARGSPLLNDRRGDLVLLISGMPVIHIELKKSGVAVSQAYNQIQKYSREGIFTGIFSLIQIFVAMEPAEALYFANPGPDGKFNKDYAFHWADFNNEPVNDWKSFTASVLSIPMAHQLIGFYTVADESDGVLKVMRSYQYYAAHAISDKVAKTDWKNPNRLGGYIWHTTGSGKTMTSFKSAQLIANSKDADKVVFLLDRVELGTQTLQAYRSFAGDGNAVQATEYTAMLIKKLKSTDPADTLIVSSIQKMSKLKDEEDGLKAHDLETMRAKRIVFIIDECHRNTFGDMLIDIKESFSGAVFFGFSGTPIQRENVRKDNTTTDVFGDELHRYSIADGIRDKNVLGFDPYQVLTYRDRDLRQAVALSKAKAANPAEAFANAKKKAVFNSYMNDVPMAGHRDGAGLYQPGIEDHLPNTQYSLAGHHNAVVQDIADNWLTLSQGSKFHAIFATSSVSEAIAYYRLIKVKCPQLNITALFDPHISDEDGGGDPVFKTNGLVEILQDYNQAYGQKFDLGSHANFKQDLAARLAHKVPYIRIEAEPHKRLDLLIVVNQMLTGFDSKWVNTLYLDKLLTYENIIQAFSRTNRLFGPDKPFGTIRYYRKPHTMKRNVAAAVKLYSGDKPIGLFADRLPHNLERVNASFAEISAIFSAAGIQDFMKLPDDLTERAAFAKTFQEFNKVLEAAKIQGFNWEQAIYEGDETNETVALALTQHQYLTLLQRYKELSAGAEGGGGGESIPFEIDSHITEIDTGKIDADYMNSRFDKYLKVLQGGDVQAKEATLAELHRSFSSLSQEEQKIAEIFLHDIQRGDVQIDTHRTFRDYLAVYQAHAKNVQIDKLVALVGVNKAKLVALMNTHVTPANLNEFGRFDDLKATVDQQRAKTYFEGLESKALPLFRVNIRAAKLLQDFIIQGGIVV, from the coding sequence GTGACCGGTTACGATGCACTGCACTTTGGCAAAGAGGTGAGCCTAAAAATTTACGACCGTCACGAGATAGCCGCCGGGCAAAGCCGCTACCAAATAGTGCAGCAGCCACGCCATGCTCGGGGCTCGCCGCTGCTCAATGACCGGCGGGGCGACCTGGTGCTCCTCATCAGTGGCATGCCGGTGATTCACATTGAGCTCAAGAAAAGCGGCGTGGCGGTTAGCCAGGCCTACAACCAGATACAAAAATATTCGCGCGAGGGTATTTTTACGGGCATTTTTTCGCTCATCCAGATATTCGTGGCCATGGAGCCCGCCGAGGCGCTTTACTTTGCGAACCCAGGGCCAGATGGCAAGTTCAACAAAGACTACGCCTTTCACTGGGCGGACTTCAACAACGAGCCTGTCAACGACTGGAAGAGCTTTACGGCAAGCGTGCTGTCCATCCCCATGGCGCACCAGCTCATTGGCTTTTACACGGTGGCTGATGAGTCAGACGGCGTGCTCAAGGTGATGCGCAGCTACCAGTACTACGCTGCGCACGCCATTTCAGACAAAGTGGCCAAGACAGATTGGAAAAACCCCAACCGCCTGGGCGGCTACATCTGGCACACCACCGGCTCGGGCAAGACGATGACAAGTTTCAAGTCAGCGCAGCTCATCGCCAACTCCAAGGACGCAGACAAGGTCGTCTTTTTGCTGGACCGCGTAGAGCTAGGCACCCAAACGCTGCAGGCCTACCGCAGCTTCGCAGGCGATGGCAATGCGGTGCAGGCCACGGAATACACCGCCATGCTCATCAAGAAGCTCAAGAGCACGGACCCCGCTGACACCCTGATCGTTAGCTCCATCCAAAAGATGAGCAAGCTCAAGGACGAGGAGGATGGCCTCAAAGCGCATGATCTGGAAACCATGCGCGCCAAGCGCATTGTGTTCATCATTGATGAATGCCACCGCAATACCTTTGGCGACATGCTCATTGATATCAAAGAGAGCTTTTCGGGCGCGGTGTTTTTCGGTTTCAGCGGCACACCCATCCAGCGGGAGAACGTGCGCAAGGACAACACCACCACCGATGTCTTTGGCGATGAGTTGCACCGCTACAGCATTGCCGACGGTATACGCGACAAAAACGTACTGGGCTTTGACCCCTACCAAGTGCTGACCTACCGCGACCGCGATTTGCGACAGGCTGTCGCGCTGAGTAAAGCCAAAGCTGCAAATCCAGCGGAAGCCTTTGCAAATGCCAAAAAGAAAGCGGTTTTCAATAGTTACATGAACGATGTGCCCATGGCGGGGCACCGGGATGGTGCTGGCCTTTATCAACCCGGCATAGAAGACCACTTGCCCAACACCCAATACAGCCTCGCCGGGCACCACAACGCCGTGGTGCAAGACATTGCCGACAATTGGCTCACCCTGAGCCAAGGCAGTAAGTTCCACGCAATTTTTGCCACCAGCAGTGTGTCGGAGGCTATTGCCTACTACCGTCTGATAAAGGTGAAGTGCCCGCAGTTAAACATCACCGCGCTGTTTGATCCGCATATCAGCGATGAAGACGGTGGTGGCGATCCGGTGTTTAAAACCAATGGCCTGGTGGAGATTTTGCAAGACTACAACCAAGCGTATGGCCAAAAGTTTGACCTGGGCAGCCATGCCAATTTCAAGCAAGACCTTGCCGCGCGCCTTGCGCACAAGGTGCCCTACATTCGCATCGAGGCCGAGCCACACAAGAGGCTAGACCTGCTGATTGTTGTGAACCAGATGCTCACCGGCTTCGATTCGAAGTGGGTGAACACGCTCTACCTCGACAAGCTCTTGACGTATGAGAACATCATTCAGGCGTTTTCGCGCACGAACCGCCTCTTTGGGCCAGACAAGCCGTTTGGCACCATTCGCTACTACCGCAAGCCGCATACCATGAAGCGCAACGTGGCCGCTGCCGTAAAGCTGTATTCAGGCGACAAACCCATTGGCCTGTTTGCTGACCGCTTGCCCCACAATTTGGAGCGCGTGAATGCCAGCTTTGCGGAAATAAGCGCCATATTCAGCGCAGCAGGCATTCAAGATTTCATGAAGCTGCCAGACGACCTGACCGAGCGCGCCGCCTTTGCTAAGACCTTCCAAGAGTTCAACAAAGTGCTGGAGGCAGCCAAGATTCAGGGATTCAATTGGGAGCAGGCGATTTATGAGGGCGACGAGACAAACGAGACGGTAGCACTTGCACTGACCCAGCACCAATACCTGACTCTTTTGCAGCGTTACAAAGAACTTTCCGCAGGAGCTGAGGGCGGCGGTGGTGGCGAGAGCATTCCGTTCGAGATTGATAGTCACATTACTGAGATTGACACCGGCAAGATAGATGCTGACTACATGAACTCGCGCTTTGACAAATATCTTAAAGTCTTGCAAGGTGGCGATGTGCAAGCCAAAGAAGCCACCTTGGCCGAGTTGCACCGCTCGTTTTCATCGCTGTCCCAAGAAGAGCAAAAAATCGCAGAGATTTTCCTGCACGACATTCAGCGTGGCGACGTGCAGATAGACACGCACCGAACCTTCCGCGACTACTTGGCTGTCTATCAAGCCCATGCCAAGAATGTGCAAATCGACAAGCTGGTGGCTTTGGTGGGTGTAAATAAAGCAAAACTCGTCGCACTAATGAACACGCATGTAACGCCAGCCAATCTCAACGAATTTGGTCGCTTCGACGATCTGAAAGCAACCGTCGATCAGCAAAGGGCTAAAACATATTTCGAAGGCTTGGAAAGTAAGGCGCTACCCTTATTCAGGGTCAACATCAGAGCTGCGAAGCTCCTTCAGGATTTCATCATCCAAGGGGGGATTGTTGTCTAA
- the tnpB gene encoding IS66 family insertion sequence element accessory protein TnpB (TnpB, as the term is used for proteins encoded by IS66 family insertion elements, is considered an accessory protein, since TnpC, encoded by a neighboring gene, is a DDE family transposase.) has product MFFPEGRIRVFLYGQAADMRQSYDGLYALARQGFEVDVLAGHMFVFINRRQTQMKVLYFDRSGWCLWCKRLESGKFSRKGVQGGSGEIDCTALKLMLEGIEVRRRHKRYQHPARR; this is encoded by the coding sequence ATGTTCTTTCCCGAGGGCCGCATTCGCGTGTTCCTGTATGGCCAAGCTGCCGATATGCGCCAGTCCTACGACGGCTTGTACGCTCTGGCACGCCAGGGGTTTGAAGTGGATGTGCTGGCCGGACACATGTTTGTTTTCATCAACCGGCGGCAAACACAGATGAAGGTGCTGTACTTTGACCGCAGCGGCTGGTGCCTGTGGTGCAAGCGTTTGGAGAGCGGCAAGTTCTCCCGTAAAGGCGTTCAAGGCGGCAGTGGCGAGATCGACTGCACGGCGCTCAAACTGATGCTCGAAGGCATCGAAGTGCGCCGACGCCACAAACGCTACCAACACCCTGCGCGGAGGTGA
- a CDS encoding virulence RhuM family protein, whose product MLILYTTDDGRSQIQLRSKDQTVWLTQREMAELFDVSTDNIGLHLKNIFEDTELSREATTEESSVVQVEGAREVQRPVTLYNLDAILAVGYRVRSPRGVQFRRWASTILKEFLHKGFVMDDERLKNPDGRPDHFDEMLARIRDIRASEKRFYQKVRDLFALSSDYDKTDKATQVFFAAVQNLLIYAVTQKTAAELITARAQGDDPHFGLLHWQGAKVRKADILVAKNYLTEDEIDTLNRLVVIFLETAELRAKSRQETRMAFWKQNVDQIITSNGFPLLTHLGTISHAQMESATSALYADYDQRRKTIEAQEADLQDEVTLRALEQKIKDRPHS is encoded by the coding sequence ATGCTCATTCTCTACACCACGGACGACGGCAGAAGCCAAATCCAGCTTCGCAGCAAGGACCAAACCGTGTGGCTCACGCAGCGCGAGATGGCGGAGCTTTTTGATGTCAGCACGGACAACATCGGCCTGCACCTGAAAAACATTTTTGAGGACACCGAACTCAGTCGCGAAGCAACTACCGAGGAATCCTCGGTAGTTCAAGTCGAGGGGGCGCGCGAGGTGCAGCGCCCGGTCACGCTCTACAACCTAGACGCTATTTTGGCCGTGGGCTACCGGGTGCGCTCACCGCGCGGGGTGCAGTTCCGCCGCTGGGCGTCGACCATCCTCAAGGAATTCCTGCACAAGGGCTTTGTGATGGACGACGAGCGCCTGAAGAACCCCGATGGCCGCCCAGACCACTTCGACGAGATGCTGGCGCGCATTCGCGACATTCGGGCCAGCGAGAAGCGCTTTTACCAAAAGGTGCGCGATCTGTTCGCCCTGAGTAGCGACTATGACAAGACGGACAAGGCCACGCAGGTGTTCTTTGCCGCCGTGCAAAACCTGCTGATCTACGCCGTCACCCAAAAAACTGCCGCCGAGCTCATTACCGCGCGGGCCCAAGGTGACGACCCGCACTTTGGGCTGCTGCACTGGCAGGGGGCCAAGGTGCGCAAGGCAGACATTTTGGTCGCCAAAAACTACCTGACCGAAGACGAGATAGACACCCTGAACCGCTTGGTGGTCATCTTCCTAGAAACCGCCGAGCTGCGGGCCAAAAGCCGACAAGAGACGCGCATGGCTTTTTGGAAGCAAAACGTGGATCAAATCATCACGTCCAACGGTTTTCCGCTGCTCACCCATCTGGGCACCATTAGCCATGCGCAAATGGAGAGCGCAACCAGCGCCCTTTATGCGGACTACGACCAGCGCCGCAAGACCATTGAGGCGCAGGAGGCCGATCTGCAGGATGAAGTCACGCTCAGAGCGCTGGAGCAAAAAATCAAAGACCGCCCACATTCTTGA
- a CDS encoding restriction endonuclease subunit S — MSEQQSSKLPQIRFKGFEAKWVEKKLGDVATFLNGRAYSQNELLSKGRYKVLRVGNFYTNSSWYYSDMNLAERFYANKGDLLYTWSASFGPHIWEGDKVIYHYHIWKIELSEVLTKSFTLQLLENDRKRILDNSNGSTMVHITKEGIEGKSVVIPHPAEQQKIGKYFQELDGLIRLHQRKHDKLVTLKKAMLQKMFPQPGATTPEIRFKGFQGDWVEKKLGEVGAFNPKEALPEIFEYVDLESVVGTEMVNHRTETRKTAPSRAQRLARQGDLFFQTVRPYQKNNYLFTLPFTNYVFSTGYAQIRPFDDGSFLLGLMQRDHFVKVVLDHCTGTSYPAINANVLADIFVMVPTPEEQQKIGTYFRTLDELISQHATQLQKLQQIKSACLERMFV; from the coding sequence ATGAGCGAGCAGCAAAGCAGCAAATTGCCGCAGATTCGGTTTAAGGGATTTGAGGCGAAATGGGTAGAAAAAAAACTTGGCGATGTTGCGACATTTCTTAATGGGCGCGCGTACAGCCAAAATGAGTTATTGAGCAAGGGACGGTATAAGGTTCTCCGTGTTGGAAACTTTTACACCAACTCATCTTGGTATTACTCAGACATGAATCTCGCCGAGAGGTTTTATGCAAACAAAGGAGACCTTCTTTACACTTGGTCGGCGAGCTTTGGGCCTCATATCTGGGAGGGTGACAAGGTAATTTATCACTACCATATCTGGAAAATTGAGCTGTCTGAAGTACTCACCAAGTCATTTACGTTGCAGCTTCTAGAGAACGATAGGAAACGAATACTCGATAACAGTAATGGCTCAACAATGGTGCACATTACAAAAGAGGGTATAGAAGGTAAAAGCGTAGTCATACCGCATCCAGCAGAACAACAAAAAATCGGCAAATACTTTCAGGAGCTTGATGGCCTGATTCGTCTGCACCAACGCAAGCATGACAAGCTGGTGACGCTGAAAAAAGCGATGCTCCAAAAGATGTTCCCGCAACCCGGTGCCACCACGCCAGAGATTCGTTTTAAAGGGTTTCAGGGGGATTGGGTGGAGAAGAAGCTGGGGGAGGTTGGCGCGTTTAATCCCAAAGAAGCACTTCCCGAAATATTTGAGTATGTGGATTTGGAATCGGTTGTTGGAACTGAAATGGTTAACCATAGAACCGAAACAAGGAAAACAGCCCCCTCACGGGCGCAACGCTTGGCACGGCAAGGCGATTTGTTTTTCCAAACCGTGAGACCTTATCAAAAAAACAATTATCTTTTTACCCTGCCGTTTACGAACTACGTTTTTTCAACTGGATACGCACAAATACGGCCATTTGACGATGGCAGTTTTCTTCTGGGACTGATGCAACGTGATCATTTTGTAAAAGTGGTTTTGGATCATTGCACTGGAACGAGTTACCCCGCGATAAACGCTAATGTTTTAGCGGACATCTTCGTAATGGTTCCCACCCCAGAAGAACAACAAAAAATCGGCACCTATTTCCGCACACTGGACGAGCTGATTTCTCAACACGCCACCCAGCTCCAAAAGCTCCAGCAGATTAAATCCGCCTGCCTAGAGCGAATGTTTGTCTAG